CCTACGCCCCCCGCACAAGCCTCGGAGCACCTCCCAGATACCAAATGCCTCATCCCCAAGCAGCCCCACTGCCCTGGCCAACGGGACTGTGCAAGCCCCCAAGCAGAAGGATGACTGAGCACCTCAGCCCCCCACTCTCTCCTCAGCTCGAATCCAGCCCTGCTCTCAGGACAGCGCCAGAGGCCTCTCCTCTGCCTCAACCCCATCTATGTTcctgattttttgttgttgttgttatcattgtttgttttttttttaagtttattttaattttttgtttggtggggttttttgtaaaagactattttatatataaatataaatatatatctattaaaaaaaaatgaagctcgGTCCCACGAATGCAGTCATTAGTTGTGAAGGAAAGAGATGGATGGTCAGCTGCCAGATttcctttggaattttttttaaaaaaaactacagattgatCTTGGGCACACGTGAATTTTCTCACTCACAAGTGGACTGGGGTATTTCCTTCATGGAAAGCATACGGTGATTTTGTATCCTTCCCATGCTGTTAGCCCCTACTAAGTGTGCACATTTTAATAGACTTCTTCGTGAACATCTTtttcatcccattccctcatgctCTGTCCTCATTAAAGATGGAAATATTGCTTCCTGCCATTCCATATTTAACAGTCCCACTGAGAGTTTATCCCATCACACATACTTGGAGACCTGTGTCAGTAAAATCGTCTTCTCCAAGTCACAGCAACTACACGGTGCTTCCCTACAGTAGCATGAGCCGTGGACGTATACATCCCTCCTGTCCAGCTCTTAAAGGAACAAAGGTCCCCCCACCTCAGGGTACTGTCTTGacacaaatatgtaaaaattaatttgatttaGGAAATCAGGTCTTTGATAGCTGACAGATACAAAAAGCATCTTTTCCCACCTTCAAGGAGGCCTACAGTAATACAGGATGTCCAGACAAGACCTGCCAACGCCAAGTTCAGgcttgggaagaggagagaggtcTACTGTTTTGGAACATAAATGGTcgtcaaagtcattctcagcaaAACACTGCAGGGAATCCGCAGAATCTACCTTTATTGTAAAACTCTGTTCTATGTAACAGCCAAGGTGCTGATGCAGAGCACAAAGAGAACAatttccaaacaaaaacaaatgcttttCCATATAACTTCCCAAAGCCCTTTCCCGCCCACTGATGGGGGCTCCTGCAACCCAGCAGTCTGGTCTTGTCCCAGGGTTTTCAGCTTCTTGCACAAGAACAAAACATTGAGCCAGGGCTACTTCCCCACGAGGGAGCAACAGCTGTAAAATATACTCCGGAGCGCCCACCTTTGGGTGCTGCTAGGTGCTGCAGGATGGCCCTCAGCTTCCTACTGGCTGCGACGTCGTTTCTTCCTTTTGCTCGTGGCAAAACCGTCACGCCGCCTTTTACGGATCTGTGGGAGCTGCATTATTCCCAGAGCAAGGGGTTTCTGCCCAGAACTACCAGGCTGGGGTCTCTCTACAGCAGTAGCTGGACTCCCAACTAGGGCTTCATTCCCTGGTGTGTGGAAAGAGGATGAAGGCTGGTCAAGGTCATCTACGCTAGCAGATGTGTAGGATATTTTTTGGACTCCCTGACTTCCAGAGACATGACAAGTACTAAGGAGAAGCCCTCCTGAAGAGAGGCTAAGTTTTGAAGCCAAAAGGTAAGCAAAGTTAGAGAGTTCTtcgtcttcttcctcctctttctcactTCCTTGGGCCCTATCTGCTGAGCTGCCTGTCTCTCTACTAGAGATGTCTCTCAGTACCAAAGCATCTCTGGTTCCCCCTCTAGGGGAAGTACTTCCCAGACCCTGGTGAGATGTTGGTTTGGTGGTCTCGAGTGGATAAGATTCTTGACTACCTTGTAAGGGAACAGGGGCCACAGGTTTGGAGGAAGCAGTATCTTCCCTGCCCTCTCCTTGGAGGTTACAAGAATTAAAACTTGATGAGCAGCAATCCCTGCTGATCCCTGGTTGGGGGACATCGTCACTTCTAACATCTAATATGTTAACATGTTCTATGTTTTCCAACAGAGGAAACAGTAGGTtatctctgctctctgcctctgggCTAGCCTGGGGGAAAGAAGTATCCTGGGTTCCAAGAATAAGGAGATTGTCTTGGCATGTGTTTCTGGAAGTCCCCAGTGTGGCGGTGTCAAATGTTTCCAGCAGTGGGGAGCAACCTTCAGCCCAGAGGTCACTGAGATCAGGTATGATCTCAGGGCTCAGCTCTCTATGTTCTTTGGACCTCAAGGCTGGACCACTGACTGTCAGGGACCCTGGCAAGCTGCAGGAAGTTTTCTTTTCTAGGACAGCGGGTGCATCTGTGCCTCCACGGGGAACCACAGTGTTCCCCACACCCTCCGGCACTGTGGTTTTTCTAGGACTTGGAGAAACACCGTTTCTAGAGCTCAGTGTCTGGTCCTCCCTTACACATGCCCAGTCTTGGGTGCTATCGATGACCCTTTCTATCTGTAAGGGGAACTCTAAGTGTACGGCATCCATGTCACTGCTCAGCCACAGTCCTGGGCTGAGGGAAACACTATCCAGGTTGCCTGCTGCTCCAGGGCAATGGTTCTGATCATAACTCTGAACCATGGCAGGGCCTCTGTCGCCTCCCCACATGGCTCTTGGAGAGCCTTCCTGGGACACTGCTGAAGGGTCTCTCCCTTGAGTAAGCACCCCAACTCCCCGAATCTGTTGTCTTAACTGCAACCCCAAGGCCTGACTTTCTAACTCATGTCCTTGCAGAGGAACTGGCTCTGTAAGTCCAACATCCAAATTGGAGGCTCTCATGGGCTGGGGACCTTCTTGCCAGCAAAAAGGTAAAGACTCTGGATTCCCATCTGCTACTGGGTAgttcccagaggacccaggaccTCCCAAGTGACCTTCATGATGTTCAGAGAACTGTTTTACAACCTTCCCAGACCCTTTTCTCCCCACACCCAAGGGTACTTGCATTCCCGGTGAAGCTGTGAGTTCTAGCTGCAGGTCCAAGCTGCTGGAGGGCAGCAGAGTGTTTCCATCTTCATGAACACCCCTTGGACCACCTAGGGCTTGTTCCTGCCCACCATACATTTCTCTTGCCTGCTTGCCTGGAGAAGCAGATTTTCCAATGTGAACTGTGCCTGCAGGCCCCTGAAGGCCAGGTGAGGACCGAAGCCTCCGACCcccatcttcatcttcatcagaAACAGAAGGACTTGAGTCTGACTGAGCTCCGCTGCAACTTGGAGGGGCCTGCGCATCTTCTTCCTCCAAGGCCGAGAGTCGTTTCTGGACCAGCTGTAAGGGAACAGACAAATGCCGGTTCTAGACATGGTTAGGAAAAGAGGTGGCTGAGTGGGTGAAAGGAGATGACAGATAGACAATGTGGGGAAGGAAAGTGAGTACTTAAATGATGCTATCAAAGATGGGTACTGTAGCTTGTTCCTCTCTGGAGTCTTATTCCCCTGATGTGAGTCTTTCCTCTCCTGTATACTTCGTTCACATGATCCCCTCCCTGCTTGTTCTAGACCCAGAGCCCAACCTTAAATCCTCTAAAAACATAATTAGGATATCAAAGGGTTATACAGAATCAGGCAGGTTCCTTTTCCTGGTGTTTTATGCCTCCCAAGTTTACCTGGACAAGTGTAAGTCCTTCTTCTTGCTCTAGCTCCTCAATTAAAGCCAAAGGatctctctgctcctctggggACAGCAGATCTGCCAGAAATTGAGGGTGAATGACCGCCTCCACCTGGGAAACAGAGAGAAGAGTGGTGTGAACCTTGATATGAAGTGACCTGTAAGCCCAGTTGCTCTAGAGACAAAGCTATGAGGCCCATACCCCCACTTCCACCCTGGAGTTTGTAGTAGGCCGtgctacatgtatacatgtatacccATTTTCAAATTATAGAATGGAGTCTCCTGCCATAGGGCAGAATCCCAGATGGCTGGGGCCCCATAGTGCCCAACCCCCAAGTATCTATTAAAAATTAGCCATGTAGCTGgccaacacacacctttaatcccagcattaaaggCAGGTGGACTTTTGTGatttcggggccagcctggtctacagagtgagttccaggacagctaaggctacacagagaaactctgtctcaaaaagaagaaaaagggggaggaggagcaggaagaaggaggaggaggaagaggaaaaggaagaagaagaagaacaagaacaagaagaagaacaagaagaataagaagaacaagaagaagaacaagaagaataagaagaacaagaagaacaagaacaagaagaagaacaagaacaagaagaagaacaagaacaagaagaagaacaagaagaaaaagaagaagaaataattagcAGTGTAGACTCTGCTTACCTTGGAGACAAAGACTTCCTGAGAACATAGTTCATCAATATAGTTCAGAAGACTTAGATCTGGATACATCCCTGCATCCTCCAGCTGCCCCTCTTcatcctctgccttcccagtatcCAAGTGGCTCCCCATCAGTCCTTCCATGATGTCAATATATTCTTGCACAGCTTCTGGTGGGGCCTCTTTGGGTGCCTGAGGAAGCGGTGGCCTTTGGGTTTTGCGCTGCCGCCGGCGGGGAGCCCGTGTCTTCGAGGCTGCCTTCTTGGGGATGTACACTGAGGGAAGAGATGGGGGTGTGCGAAAGCTTTGGTATCTACTTCCGGTAATGCTTGAAAGGGAAGAAATCTGGgtacaaaataatgtttcctgAATAGGATCTAGCTTTGGGGGAGAAAATGGAAAAGCTGGAGGGTCAGTTAGAAACCTTTCCACACACCTTGACATTCCTAGAAACTGCCTGACCCCACCCCCATTGCTTAGGGTGATAAAGTATAGGGCTCATGCGCATCTCAATGAGAGAGTATTAGTTTATTTGGCCAAGATCAATAGCTAATTCAAGACAAAAGGGATCAAGACCCCAGCTTCCTATAGGGCATTTTATTTGGCTCATAAAATGTCACTTCCGGGCAAGAAGTCTCAGAAGCAAAAAACAATGCCTTTCCTCACCCTCCTCTGGTTTGTGGATAGCCTTACCTGGCTGCTGGCAGGCCTCAGGGACCAGGGGCCCTGGATCAAGTTTCAAAGGGGTTACAGGGGCCAGCCCCTGGGACCCATTCATCAGCTGTGCATTCTGTATCTGCATCTCTTCCTCGGCCTCAAACTCCATGAACCTGCAGAGAGTAAAGAAGGCACAGGTTGTGCTGAGCAGGAGGCCTAGCTGATCCGCAACCTAGACACCAGGCAGCATCCACAATCATCCTCATTCTGGCTAAACACTGTTGAAGCTGGGTCAGCCAGGGGAAGCTGCTCACAGGTAGCCTAATGGCAATGCTGGGGAATAACATCATATTGTCCCTTGGACAGTCACTGATTAAGGAAACTGGTGGTACAGAGCTTGGACGATTCTCCAGGACAAAGTGGCGATAGACACTTCTGTGTCAAATCTATCTCACCCAGTGCCTTGGATTCACCACTACTTAATATAAGCTCGATGAACTCAGTCTGGCCCGTGCAACGGTCTAGAGGTACACTCTAAAGGATCGCTCTTTATGGCCTCATCTGGCAGAATTCGGGAAGCAGAGCCCACCAGAGTGCAAAGTCTGGAACAGGCCCTGAGGGGCAAACCTAGGAAGTCAAAGGTTCAGATTCAGGGAAAAAGTAAAAGGTACACTTAGAAGAAACGATTCTCTCCCCCACTGTTGTTGTGACAGAAGTgctcactgtgttgcccaggctggccttggatggCCTTGGATGGATCCTGGGATGGCAGGATACTCTCAGCTCAGACTCAGGGTCATGTGTACTGGCTCACACAGCACAGCCAGCCAAAGTTAGTTtttagccctgactatcctgtaGAAATGGGGGATAAAGTCAGGAGACCACTCTGGGTGTCCAGTACCCTGATTTCTTCTGACCAACCTCTTGCAGAGAGTTAGTCCCTCTCTGGGATGGGGGAGAAAGGCTTttctgtgctgtttctaaaaacaaacaaaaagcataaaagGAAAAGGGATTCTGAAGTTGTACATGGACAGTCACTTGCCATCTGCTGAGGTCCGGAGGCGGCAGAGCTGTCACGAGCAGACAGGATAGAataaccccaaagctcaggtggGAGAAACAGCAAGGATCCAGGAGAGCCTTGTCTAGCCTGCAGCCCTACTATGACACTcccttcttcattttaaaattcattcgtgtgtgtggtgtgtgtgtgtgcgtgtgcatgcatgtgtgtgtgtgtgtgtgcatgcatgtgtgtgtgtgtgcatgcatgtgtgtgtgtgcgcatgcatgtgtgtgtgtgcatgcatgtgtgtgtgtatgcatgtgtgtgtgtgcatgtgcatgcatgtgtgtgtgtgtgcgtgtgcatgcatgtgtgtgtgtgtgcgtgtgcatgcatgtgtgtgtgtgtgtgcgtgtgcatgcatgtgtgtgtgtgtgtgtagtatgcgCATGCGAacctcagaggacagcttttgagacccacttctctccttccttcatgtgggtcctgaggctcagactcaggttgtcaggcttgccgGTGGGGCACCTTTGCCAGCTGACCCTCCTGACAAtccaccctgacacacacacacacacacacacacacctgtccctgCGGCCCTACCACTCGCCCACTCCCCCGCCCCTGCAGGGTGAATGAGGGTTCATCAGACTCACTTCTCTGCCATCTCATAAAAGATCATCCGGTCAAAGTTGCTGGTACGCTCCCACTCCTGCAGAGCCCTCGGCAGTCCCTCCTCCAGGGTCATAGTAGGTTTCAGTCGGGCCAAGGAACGAAGCACTGGGCTAAAACCCCCATTAGGTCAGACACGTTGCCAAAGTGTGCCCTGCACCTCTTCTGATGCCCACCTCAGTCCCTATCCCCCTTCCTTCACCAATTCTAGCCTGCCCCTGTCATGTTCCAGTTTAAGGAAATGTCCAGATTCCACAGCCTCCCCGCCGGTTGTCTGCCATTCTTGCTGCCCTTCCCACCGAGATCTGCAAATCACACAGAATCAAATGATTCTCCTCCTGCCCTTCTGAAATCAACCAGGGTATCCACCTTGAACTCTCACGGTGCTAGCGCTTACTGGACACTAAGTAGAAAACACTGGGGTTTGTAAATGAACGCTATTAATTGTAAAGTGGATTTAACCCTGTCTGGCGCCTCTTGAATTGTCAGACTTATTTCACAAACCCAACACGAGCCTCTAAATTAAAACATGTGTAGTAGTTTTGGGGTTTGGGTTTAggaataaggtttttttttctttgtctctggaaTGTCATCATAGATCTTCAAATAGAATATTGGACCGTTACTTCTGGAACGCTCCAGAGGAAATCAAGAATGCAGACTAAAAATAAGAACTTCATTTTTGCCTTTCTGGCTTCTCTTTAAGTCCTTAAACATTATGGAGTATCAGATTCATCTGGGGAGACTAGCTGTAATGGTAG
The Microtus pennsylvanicus isolate mMicPen1 chromosome 2, mMicPen1.hap1, whole genome shotgun sequence DNA segment above includes these coding regions:
- the Nutm1 gene encoding NUT family member 1 — its product is MASDRTSPMPGPDMAMKPGAGLPPFPVLPFAPATPVPPDQPLWEPSPQPPIPSAFSPGNPLLLSAFPSPLLMTGEGGSGPSVAGTGQVIVKVKTEVGPAEPSQTQNLIVTQTALNWITSGTPCGGQEGPPPRYVTASNVKTILPAVAVRVSQEGPAGLPLQALPSAAQLAPIVPLEKSWPGTQAATMEGGPVATRKPSQGDLAYASKGVYENYRRWQRYKALARTHLSQSPDAEALSCFLIPVLRSLARLKPTMTLEEGLPRALQEWERTSNFDRMIFYEMAEKFMEFEAEEEMQIQNAQLMNGSQGLAPVTPLKLDPGPLVPEACQQPVYIPKKAASKTRAPRRRQRKTQRPPLPQAPKEAPPEAVQEYIDIMEGLMGSHLDTGKAEDEEGQLEDAGMYPDLSLLNYIDELCSQEVFVSKVEAVIHPQFLADLLSPEEQRDPLALIEELEQEEGLTLVQLVQKRLSALEEEDAQAPPSCSGAQSDSSPSVSDEDEDGGRRLRSSPGLQGPAGTVHIGKSASPGKQAREMYGGQEQALGGPRGVHEDGNTLLPSSSLDLQLELTASPGMQVPLGVGRKGSGKVVKQFSEHHEGHLGGPGSSGNYPVADGNPESLPFCWQEGPQPMRASNLDVGLTEPVPLQGHELESQALGLQLRQQIRGVGVLTQGRDPSAVSQEGSPRAMWGGDRGPAMVQSYDQNHCPGAAGNLDSVSLSPGLWLSSDMDAVHLEFPLQIERVIDSTQDWACVREDQTLSSRNGVSPSPRKTTVPEGVGNTVVPRGGTDAPAVLEKKTSCSLPGSLTVSGPALRSKEHRELSPEIIPDLSDLWAEGCSPLLETFDTATLGTSRNTCQDNLLILGTQDTSFPQASPEAESRDNLLFPLLENIEHVNILDVRSDDVPQPGISRDCCSSSFNSCNLQGEGREDTASSKPVAPVPLQGSQESYPLETTKPTSHQGLGSTSPRGGTRDALVLRDISSRETGSSADRAQGSEKEEEEDEELSNFAYLLASKLSLSSGGLLLSTCHVSGSQGVQKISYTSASVDDLDQPSSSFHTPGNEALVGSPATAVERPQPGSSGQKPLALGIMQLPQIRKRRRDGFATSKRKKRRRSQ